Proteins encoded within one genomic window of Mycolicibacterium aubagnense:
- a CDS encoding sodium:proton exchanger yields MTSTRSAGPTTRRPLVRSLLLAAVFVAPAVALRLTGIHPNPVVSLLAFGAAVVAASFVLAWAAEAAQVDVSGGLAIAVLALIAVLPEYAVDLYYAYVAGHNAEYVQYAAANMTGSNRLLMGIGWPVVVIVGLYVAQKMSADQSSKRLLALDPGNRVELGFLLIAGLVAFIIPATGRIHLVLGVALLAWFGFYLYKLTRGEAEEPDLVGTAAALGALPDRARRITVVALFLLSGAVILMCAEPFANSLIAAGAELGIDRFLLVQWLAPLASEAPEFIIATIFAARGKSTAAIATLISSKVNQWTLLMGSLPIAYLAGGGGTELVLDGRQIEEVLLTATQTMMGVALILSLRFHRATAWLLLALFVVQFPITSTTGRLVLCGVYGALTVVGLIINRRHVAATLRAPFGGGDDDTDAVRFDGRELSVVTR; encoded by the coding sequence GTGACCAGCACCCGATCCGCCGGCCCGACCACGCGTCGGCCGCTTGTGCGATCCCTGCTGCTGGCCGCCGTGTTCGTCGCTCCCGCGGTGGCGCTGCGCCTCACGGGTATCCACCCCAACCCCGTCGTCTCGCTGCTGGCCTTCGGCGCGGCCGTCGTCGCCGCCAGCTTCGTCCTGGCCTGGGCCGCGGAAGCAGCGCAGGTTGACGTGTCCGGTGGCCTCGCCATCGCCGTCCTGGCGCTCATCGCGGTGCTGCCCGAATATGCCGTCGACCTCTACTACGCCTACGTCGCCGGCCACAACGCCGAATACGTCCAGTACGCCGCCGCCAACATGACCGGCTCCAACCGGCTGCTCATGGGTATCGGCTGGCCGGTCGTGGTGATCGTCGGGCTGTACGTCGCGCAGAAGATGTCGGCGGACCAGAGCAGCAAACGGCTGCTGGCGCTGGACCCCGGCAACCGGGTCGAGCTGGGCTTCCTGCTCATCGCCGGACTCGTCGCCTTCATCATCCCGGCGACCGGTCGCATCCACCTGGTGCTGGGTGTCGCATTGCTGGCCTGGTTCGGCTTCTACCTGTACAAACTCACCCGCGGTGAGGCTGAAGAGCCTGACCTCGTCGGCACCGCCGCGGCCCTCGGCGCGCTGCCGGACCGGGCCCGCCGGATCACGGTCGTGGCGCTGTTCCTGCTGTCCGGCGCGGTGATCCTGATGTGCGCCGAGCCGTTCGCGAACAGCCTCATCGCCGCCGGTGCCGAACTGGGCATCGACCGCTTCCTTCTGGTGCAATGGCTGGCGCCGCTGGCCTCGGAGGCGCCGGAGTTCATCATCGCGACCATCTTCGCCGCGCGGGGCAAGAGCACCGCGGCCATCGCGACGCTCATCTCGTCCAAGGTCAACCAGTGGACGCTGCTGATGGGGTCGCTGCCCATCGCGTATCTGGCCGGCGGCGGCGGAACCGAGCTGGTGCTGGACGGCCGGCAGATCGAGGAAGTGCTGCTGACGGCGACCCAGACCATGATGGGCGTCGCGCTGATCCTGTCGCTGCGGTTCCACCGGGCGACGGCCTGGCTGCTGCTGGCGCTGTTCGTGGTGCAGTTCCCGATCACGTCGACCACCGGCCGGCTCGTGCTGTGCGGCGTTTACGGTGCGCTGACGGTCGTGGGCTTGATCATCAACCGTCGTCATGTCGCCGCGACGCTGCGGGCGCCGTTCGGTGGCGGCGACGATGACACGGACGCCGTCAGGTTCGATGGCAGGGAGTTGTCGGTAGTAACTCGGTAG
- a CDS encoding phosphoenolpyruvate carboxykinase (GTP), with product MTSATIPGLDAAPTNHAGLLAWVREVAELTQPDRVMFADGSAEEYDRLAAQLVEAGTFQKLNEEKQPNSYLALSDPSDVARVESRTFICSEREEDAGPTNNWMAPAEMRSIMTDLYRGSMRGRTMWVVPFCMGPLDAEDPKLGVEITDSEYVVVSMRTMTRMGAAALEKIGDDGFFVKALHSIGAPLEPGQQDVPWPCNETKYITHFPETREIMSYGSGYGGNALLGKKCYSLRIASAMAHDEGWLAEHMLILKLISPENKAYYIAAAFPSACGKTNLAMLQPTIPGWRAETVGDDIAWMRFGKDGRLYAVNPEFGFFGVAPGTNWSSNPNAMKTIAAGNTVFTNVAKTDDGDVWWEGLEGEPEHLIDWKGQDWILRETETKAAHPNSRYCTPISQCPSVAPEWDDPQGVPISAILFGGRRKTTVPLVTQARDWQHGVFIGATLGSEQTAAAEGKVGTVRRDPMAMLPFLGYHVGDYFQHWINIGKNADESKMPKIFFVNWFRRGDDGRFLWPGFGENSRVLKWAIERIEHQAEGKSTPIGIVPTAADLDLEGLDVKAADVDEALAVNVEEWRNELPLIEEWFEFVGEKLPTGIKDEFDALKHRLAEES from the coding sequence ATGACCTCAGCGACCATTCCCGGTCTCGACGCCGCTCCGACCAATCACGCCGGGCTGCTCGCCTGGGTTCGTGAGGTTGCGGAGCTGACTCAGCCCGACCGGGTCATGTTCGCCGATGGCTCGGCCGAGGAGTACGACCGCCTCGCCGCCCAGCTCGTCGAGGCCGGCACCTTCCAGAAGCTGAACGAGGAGAAGCAGCCGAATTCCTATCTCGCGCTGTCGGATCCGTCGGACGTCGCCCGTGTCGAGTCGCGGACGTTCATCTGCTCGGAGCGCGAAGAGGACGCCGGCCCCACCAACAACTGGATGGCCCCGGCCGAGATGCGGTCCATCATGACCGACCTGTACCGCGGCAGCATGCGCGGGCGCACCATGTGGGTCGTCCCCTTCTGCATGGGCCCGCTGGATGCCGAGGACCCCAAGCTGGGTGTCGAGATCACCGACTCCGAGTACGTCGTCGTGTCGATGCGCACCATGACCCGCATGGGTGCGGCGGCGCTCGAGAAGATCGGCGACGACGGCTTCTTCGTCAAGGCGCTGCACTCCATCGGTGCGCCGCTGGAGCCCGGCCAGCAGGACGTGCCGTGGCCCTGCAACGAGACCAAGTACATCACCCACTTCCCCGAGACCCGCGAGATCATGAGCTACGGCTCGGGCTACGGCGGCAACGCGCTGCTGGGCAAGAAGTGCTACTCGCTGCGCATCGCCTCGGCCATGGCGCACGACGAGGGCTGGCTCGCCGAGCACATGCTGATCCTCAAGCTGATCTCCCCGGAGAACAAGGCGTACTACATCGCCGCGGCGTTCCCGTCGGCCTGCGGTAAGACCAACCTCGCGATGCTGCAGCCCACCATCCCGGGCTGGCGCGCCGAGACCGTCGGTGACGACATCGCCTGGATGCGGTTCGGCAAGGACGGCCGGCTGTACGCCGTCAACCCCGAGTTCGGCTTCTTCGGCGTCGCGCCGGGCACCAACTGGTCGTCGAACCCGAACGCCATGAAGACCATCGCCGCCGGCAACACCGTCTTCACCAACGTCGCCAAGACCGACGATGGTGACGTCTGGTGGGAGGGCCTGGAAGGCGAGCCCGAGCACCTGATCGACTGGAAGGGTCAGGACTGGATCCTGCGGGAGACCGAGACCAAGGCCGCGCACCCGAACTCGCGCTACTGCACCCCGATCTCGCAGTGCCCGTCGGTCGCCCCCGAGTGGGACGACCCGCAGGGTGTGCCGATCTCGGCGATCCTGTTCGGCGGCCGCCGCAAGACCACGGTGCCGCTGGTCACTCAGGCCCGCGACTGGCAGCACGGTGTGTTCATCGGCGCCACCCTGGGCTCCGAGCAGACCGCCGCGGCCGAGGGCAAGGTCGGCACCGTGCGCCGCGACCCGATGGCCATGTTGCCGTTCCTGGGCTACCACGTCGGTGACTACTTCCAGCACTGGATCAACATCGGCAAGAATGCCGACGAGTCCAAGATGCCGAAGATCTTCTTCGTCAACTGGTTCCGCCGCGGCGACGACGGCCGTTTCCTGTGGCCGGGCTTCGGTGAGAACAGCCGCGTGCTGAAGTGGGCCATCGAGCGCATCGAGCACCAGGCCGAGGGTAAGAGCACGCCGATCGGCATCGTCCCCACCGCCGCGGACCTGGACCTCGAGGGCCTGGATGTGAAGGCTGCCGACGTCGACGAGGCGCTGGCCGTCAACGTCGAGGAGTGGCGCAACGAGCTGCCGCTGATCGAAGAGTGGTTCGAGTTCGTCGGCGAGAAGCTGCCGACCGGCATCAAGGACGAGTTCGACGCCCTGAAGCACCGCTTGGCTGAAGAGAGCTAG